The following proteins come from a genomic window of Rissa tridactyla isolate bRisTri1 chromosome 11, bRisTri1.patW.cur.20221130, whole genome shotgun sequence:
- the DUSP1 gene encoding dual specificity protein phosphatase 1 isoform X2: MVNLRVCALECEALRGLLQERAAQCLVLDCRSFFSFNAAHIRGSCNVRLSTIVRRRAKGALALEHVVPNEELRARLRQGLVHTVVLLDERSADLELPKRDSTLLLAIGTLCREARGARICFLKGGYEAFSSACSELCTKPAAPTGLSLPLSASSAPGSADSGCSSCGTPLYDQGGPVEILPFLYLGSAYHASRKDMLDALGITALINVSANCPNHFEGHYQYKSIPVEDNHKADISSWFNEAIDFIDSVKNDGGRVFVHCQAGISRSATICLAYLMRTNRVKLDEAFEFVKQRRSIISPNFSFMGQLLQFESQVLAPNCSAEAGSPAMSVLDRGASTTTVFNFPVSIPVHTSSSALSYLQSPITTSPSC, from the exons ATGGTGAACCTGCGGGTGTGCGCGCTGGAGTGCGAGGCGCTgcgggggctgctgcaggagcgcGCCGCGCAGTGCCTCGTCCTCGACTGCcgctccttcttctccttcaacGCCGCGCACATCCGCGGCTCCTGCAACGTCCGCCTCAGCACCATCGTCCGCCGCCGCGCCAAGGGCGCCCTGGCCCTGGAACACGTCGTCCCCAACGAGGAGCTCCGCGCCCGCCTGCGCCAGGGGCTGGTCCACACCGTGGTGTTGCTGGACGAGCGCAGCGCCGACCTGGAGCTGCCCAAGCGCGACAGCACGCTGCTGCTGGCAATCGGCACCCTCTGCAGGGAAGCCCGCGGCGCCCGCATCTGCTTTCTCAAGG GAGGTTACGAAGCTTTCTCCTCTGCTTGCTCCGAGCTCTGCACCAAACCGGCCGCCCCCACCGGCCTCAGCCTCCCCCTGAGCGCCAGCAGCGCCCCCGGCAGCGCCGACTCGGGGTGCAGCTCCTGCGGCACCCCCCTCTACGACCAG GGTGGGCCGGTGGAAATCCTGCCGTTCCTCTACTTGGGCAGCGCTTACCATGCCTCCCGAAAAGATATGCTGGATGCTTTGGGGATCACGGCGTTAATCAACGTCTCGGCGAACTGCCCCAACCACTTTGAAGGGCACTACCAGTATAAAAGTATCCCCGTGGAGGACAACCACAAGGCGGACATCAGCTCCTGGTTTAACGAGGCAATTGATTTCATAG ACTCTGTTAAAAATGATGGAGGAAGGGTATTTGTGCACTGCCAGGCTGGCATTTCCCGGTCAGCGACCATCTGCCTTGCTTATCTCATGAGGACCAACAGAGTCAAACTGGATGAAGCCTTTGAGTTTGTGAAGCAGAGAAGAAGCATCATCTCCCCGAACTTCAGCTTCATGGGGCAGCTGCTTCAGTTTGAGTCACAGGTCCTTGCCCCTAACTGCTCAGCAGAAGCTGGTAGCCCTGCTATGTCAGTATTGGACAGAGGAGCATCGACCACCACGGTCTTTAACTTTCCAGTCTCCATCCCTGTTCACACGTCGTCCAGTGCTTTAAGCTATCTTCAGAGCCCCATCACCACTTCCCCGAGCTGCTAA
- the DUSP1 gene encoding dual specificity protein phosphatase 1 isoform X1, which yields MVNLRVCALECEALRGLLQERAAQCLVLDCRSFFSFNAAHIRGSCNVRLSTIVRRRAKGALALEHVVPNEELRARLRQGLVHTVVLLDERSADLELPKRDSTLLLAIGTLCREARGARICFLKGEWLRHRPGSRRRGRGRAAGPPVALTGLYSPPGRAALTRRLSLPSAGGYEAFSSACSELCTKPAAPTGLSLPLSASSAPGSADSGCSSCGTPLYDQGGPVEILPFLYLGSAYHASRKDMLDALGITALINVSANCPNHFEGHYQYKSIPVEDNHKADISSWFNEAIDFIDSVKNDGGRVFVHCQAGISRSATICLAYLMRTNRVKLDEAFEFVKQRRSIISPNFSFMGQLLQFESQVLAPNCSAEAGSPAMSVLDRGASTTTVFNFPVSIPVHTSSSALSYLQSPITTSPSC from the exons ATGGTGAACCTGCGGGTGTGCGCGCTGGAGTGCGAGGCGCTgcgggggctgctgcaggagcgcGCCGCGCAGTGCCTCGTCCTCGACTGCcgctccttcttctccttcaacGCCGCGCACATCCGCGGCTCCTGCAACGTCCGCCTCAGCACCATCGTCCGCCGCCGCGCCAAGGGCGCCCTGGCCCTGGAACACGTCGTCCCCAACGAGGAGCTCCGCGCCCGCCTGCGCCAGGGGCTGGTCCACACCGTGGTGTTGCTGGACGAGCGCAGCGCCGACCTGGAGCTGCCCAAGCGCGACAGCACGCTGCTGCTGGCAATCGGCACCCTCTGCAGGGAAGCCCGCGGCGCCCGCATCTGCTTTCTCAAGGGTGAGTGGCTCCGGCACCGTCCCGGCTCCCGCCGGAGGGGAAGGGGGCGCGCAGCCGGCCCGCCAGTAGCCCTCACGGGGCTCTACTCGCCCCCCGGCCGCGCAGCGCTCACCCGGcgcctctctctcccctctgcagGAGGTTACGAAGCTTTCTCCTCTGCTTGCTCCGAGCTCTGCACCAAACCGGCCGCCCCCACCGGCCTCAGCCTCCCCCTGAGCGCCAGCAGCGCCCCCGGCAGCGCCGACTCGGGGTGCAGCTCCTGCGGCACCCCCCTCTACGACCAG GGTGGGCCGGTGGAAATCCTGCCGTTCCTCTACTTGGGCAGCGCTTACCATGCCTCCCGAAAAGATATGCTGGATGCTTTGGGGATCACGGCGTTAATCAACGTCTCGGCGAACTGCCCCAACCACTTTGAAGGGCACTACCAGTATAAAAGTATCCCCGTGGAGGACAACCACAAGGCGGACATCAGCTCCTGGTTTAACGAGGCAATTGATTTCATAG ACTCTGTTAAAAATGATGGAGGAAGGGTATTTGTGCACTGCCAGGCTGGCATTTCCCGGTCAGCGACCATCTGCCTTGCTTATCTCATGAGGACCAACAGAGTCAAACTGGATGAAGCCTTTGAGTTTGTGAAGCAGAGAAGAAGCATCATCTCCCCGAACTTCAGCTTCATGGGGCAGCTGCTTCAGTTTGAGTCACAGGTCCTTGCCCCTAACTGCTCAGCAGAAGCTGGTAGCCCTGCTATGTCAGTATTGGACAGAGGAGCATCGACCACCACGGTCTTTAACTTTCCAGTCTCCATCCCTGTTCACACGTCGTCCAGTGCTTTAAGCTATCTTCAGAGCCCCATCACCACTTCCCCGAGCTGCTAA